In a single window of the Trichoderma breve strain T069 chromosome 6, whole genome shotgun sequence genome:
- a CDS encoding tropomyosin like domain-containing protein: MDRIKEKMNSLRLEADEAIAKVEELQTKVKTLEQENLAKEQDITSLQHKNGLLEGEVEKLETAIKDFKKVADEGQEHGTQNETLQRRLQLLEEEAEEADKTLREANEKLRQTDVKAGHFERKVQALENERDQWEQKYEEMAKKHTDLQKELEELQNEIGNI, from the exons ATGGATCGCATCAAGGAG AAAATGAACTCGCTCCGCTTGGAGGCTgatgaggccattgccaaggtGGAGGAGCTCCAGACCAAGGTCAAGACTCTCGAGCAGGAGAACCTGGCCAAAGAGCAGGACATTACTTCTCTGCAACACAAGAACGGCCTCCTTGAGGGCgaggtcgagaagctggagactGCCATCAAGGACTTCAAAAAGGTAGCCGATGAGGGACAAGAGCACGGAACCCAGAACGAGACACTGCAGCGACGACTGCAGCtgctcgaggaggaggctgaggaggccGACAAGACTCTGCGCGAGGCTAACGAGAA GCTCCGACAAACTGATGTCAAGGCCGGCCACTTCGAGCGCAAGGTCCAGGCCCTTGAGAATGAACGCGACCAGTGGGAGCAGAAGTATGAGGAGATGGCAAAGAAGCACACCGATCTgcagaaggagctggaggagctccaGAACGAGATTGGAAACATTTAA
- a CDS encoding COMPASS (Complex proteins associated with set1p) component N domain-containing protein encodes MTRPPPGVSFAQFFPNAPKLKTEAQGRAKRGLQVVDPAPETAVMTDADSNDFARRCQTTTSSDPPLPQPQADDNGSSPGDMPSTVGSTSSHASSASSLFSGSAVPVATATSAGPSMSATPFTSTDSPSSFHAPAKSSMSTPSIVDRASGQPSENAASAGQHLRQDRTSSIERIPARDPLPSIKGIKCIHDPLLDRLRKKVVNKNAKPVYKEFGLEDDAPPADPRLTKAGDRLGYINTDYYLPKARLRHAPENLKPYAYDPKTSIGPGPPTQVLVTKYNPLVSFNKVIAIFAAFGEIAESSNKMHPDTGSYLGFATIRYRDSKRPDRPRVSAIDAARRAVRTRGIKVDADIVKVEYDPEGRKSRRMLEEVLKREREKLANESARIKPPPTGPKSATAPGFSRPPPTAPKGLGPQRPHPTLGVPATAPPKSQAPPPPTATAAVAAATQQARPHAAVESQVISSQLANDPYIFVGSESVPTLPSIIPHMKKRLKNYGFEDIRLDKSGFYIVFRNSFTGRSEAERCFRAVNHTEFFNYNMAMQLCVPRSSYIDSASKSSPSPERAPRKDHRAEKAELERKRREDEADLEEEKRQRAKNFDPVIEAVEVVRREMTEHLIRHIRTQVAAPALAEFLNPANHVAKRRKLNIDPVETEEDAFDSGSTSPKLGTPNSRADPIERRTGRLEPKALPRIRKSKTKGLAHRSTFVDPFARKRASAARPAFRSLHHRLKSLDSDFESDDDADARVLTARDARQSESRPRSRMSTDDEASKDDFASWGPGEDDSMTEASLAIDSSIAKKRKLEISIEKAFKRQKKSDEELFGVKIDQIDAEFKVVEDSDDTGLDLEVTAEREDSTLEGPLSQAENLSKTKPAKSKRKSKKQLLQEQEAQAKQSEAESQLSDADEVKPTSEKVPELEIVPEKYDERLFATKPMTAAATLPDGFKPDITSLAALSLGPTDVPDITRLLKKFQIEEIGNPELWLWKRSRVRELNTSDGLLGGPVRIEGYYVPNASGCARTEGAKKILNSEKSKYLPHHIKVQKAREEREANSKKTGRDATMAANEAAKLAAEKLIAKGNSRANRATNRRYVADLNDQKKTLGQDSDVFKFNQLKKRKKPVKFARSAIHNWGLYAMENINKDDMIIEYVGEEVRQQIAEIRENRYLKSGIGSSYLFRIDDNTVIDATKKGGIARFINHSCMPNCTAKIIKVEGSKRIVIYALRDIAMNEELTYDYKFEREIGSLDRIPCLCGTAACKGFLN; translated from the exons ATGACTCGGCCGCCACCTGGCGTGAGCTTCGCGCAATTCTTCCCCAACGCCCCCAAGCTCAAAACAGAGGCCCAAGGACGTGCCAAGCGGGGCCTCCAGGTCGTTGACCCGGCGCCAGAAACTGCCGTCATGACAGATGCCGACTCGAATGATTTCGCTCGACGTTGCCAAACCACTACCTCATCAGATCCCCCTCTGCCGCAGCCGCAAGCCGACGACAACGGGTCGTCGCCGGGTGATATGCCCAGTACCGTGGGCTCAACCAGCTCACATGCCAGCTCTGCATCCTCCCTCTTCAGCGGCTCTGCCGTGCCAGTTGCGACAGCCACGTCCGCCGGACCATCCATGAGTGCGACTCCATTCACTTCCACAGactcgccctcctccttccaCGCGCCTGCGAAGTCTAGCATGTCTACGCCTTCTATTGTCGACCGTGCTTCGGGGCAACCGTCAGAGAATGCCGCGTCCGCTGGCCAACACCTGCGGCAGGACAGGACCTCCTCGATTGAACGCATCCCAGCTCGAGACCCCTTGCCTTCGATCAAGGGCATCAAGTGCATACATGACCCGCTCCTCGATCGACTGCGCAAAAAGGTCGTAAATAAGAATGCGAAACCAGTATACAAGGAGTTCGGCTTG GAAGATGACGCCCCCCCTGCGGACCCTCGCCTCACAAAGGCGGGAGATAGGCTGGGATATATCAACACAGACTATTACCTGCCCAAAGCTCGCCTGCGCCATGCTCCCGAGAACCTCAAGCCGTATGCCTATGACCCAAAGACGTCCATTGGGCCGGGCCCTCCTACCCAGGTCCTAGTGACCAAGTACAACCCGCTGGTGTCGTTCAACAAAGTCATCGCAATATTCGCCGCCTTCGGCGAGATTGCAGAAAGCAGCAATAAGATGCACCCAGACACAGGCAGCTATCTCGGCTTCGCAACCATTCGATACCGCGACTCCAAACGCCCGGACCGTCCGCGGGTGTCCGCCATTGATGCCGCGCGACGAGCCGTTCGCACTCGAGGAATCAAGGTCGATGCCGACATTGTCAAGGTAGAATACGACCCTGAAGGTCGGAAGAGCCGGCGCATGCTGGAAGAGGTActcaaaagagagagagagaagctggccaacgaGTCGGCACGAATAAAGCCTCCTCCCACAGGGCCTAAATCTGCGACTGCTCCTGGCTTTTCGAGACCTCCTCCAACAGCACCCAAGGGTCTCGGACCTCAAAGACCTCACCCGACACTTGGAGTCCCAGCTACAGCGCCGCCGAAATCGcaagcgccgccgccacccacagcaacagcagctgtCGCCGCCGCAACACAGCAAGCCCGCCCTCATGCAGCCGTCGAGTCACAGGTTATCAGCTCACAATTGGCTAATGATCCATATATATTTGTCGGGTCCGAAAGTGTCCCGACCCTCCCTAGTATAATACCCCATATGAAGAAGCGCTTAAAGAATTATGGATTTGAAGATATCCGCCTCGACAAATCAGGGTTCTACATCGTTTTTCGAAACTCCTTTACCGGGCGAAGCGAAGCCGAACGATGTTTTCGGGCTGTTAATCACACCGAATTCTTCAATTACAATATGGCTATGCAACTTTGCGTGCCGCGATCATCTTATATCGATTCCGCCTCGAAATCAAGCCCTAGCCCCGAGCGAGCACCTAGAAAGGATCATCGGGCAGAGAAGGCAGAGTTGGAGAGGAAGCgcagagaagacgaggccgaccttgaggaagaaaagaggcagagggcCAAGAACTTCGACCCTGTAATTGAGGCCGTGGAGGTCGTTCGGCGTGAGATGACTGAACATCTCATCAGGCATATCCGCACTCAAGTTGCGGCGCCGGCGCTGGCCGAATTCCTCAATCCAGCTAATCACGTTGCTAAGAGGCGGAAGCTTAACATCGACCCTGTAGAGACCGAAGAAGACGCTTTCGACAGCGGTAGCACCAGCCCTAAATTGGGAACTCCCAATTCTCGAGCCGATCCCATCGAACGCCGGACCGGCCGTCTAGAGCCCAAAGCCCTCCCAAGGATTCGCaagagcaaaacaaaaggtCTCGCTCATCGGAGTACCTTTGTCGATCCCTTTGCCCGAAAACGGGCTTCGGCGGCTCGCCCAGCGTTTCGATCCTTGCATCATCGTCTCAAAAGTTTGGATAGCGACTTTGAATCGGacgatgatgcagatgctaGGGTGCTAACAGCTCGAGATGCTCGCCAGTCAGAATCACGCCCACGGAGTCGCATGAGTACTGATGACGAGGCTTCCAAGGATGATTTTGCCTCATGGGGTCCGGGTGAAGACGATTCCATGACAGAGGCAAGTCTCGCCATCGACAGCTCGATCGCAAAGAAACGAAAGTTGGAGATCTCGATTGAAAAAGCATtcaagagacagaaaaaatCCGACGAAGAACTATTTGGCGTCAAAATCGATCAAATTGATGCCGAGTTCAAGGTTGTCGAAGACTCTGACGATACTGGTCTAGACCTGGAGGTGACTGCAGAGCGAGAAGATTCAACTCTTGAGGGACCATTGTCGCAAGCCGAGAATTTATCCAAAACAAAGCCCGCTAAATCTAAACGAAAGTCCAAGAAGCAACTACTCCAGGAACAAGAGGCACAGGCCAAACAATCCGAGGCTGAATCACAGCTTTCAGATGCGGATGAAGTGAAGCCCACCAGCGAGAAGGTGCCAGAGCTCGAGATTGTGCCCGAGAAATATGACGAGAGGCTGTTCGCGACAAAGCCAATGACTGCTGCGGCAACACTCCCCGACGGCTTCAAACCTGACATTACTTCCTTGGCGGCCCTGTCCTTGGGACCGACTGATGTCCCGGATATCACTAGATTGCTCAAGAAATTCCAGATCGAAGAGATTGGCAACCCAGAGTTATGGCTGTGGAAACGGAGCCGTGTCAGGGAACTCAATACATCTGATGGCCTCTTAGGTGGCCCAGTCCGTATCGAAGGCTACTATGTGCCGAATGCAAGCGGCTGCGCGCGAACTGAAGGAGCCAAGAAGATTCTGAATTCGGAGAAATCAAAATATCTACCGCATCATATCAAGGTTCAAAAGGCCAGAGAGGAGCGAGAGGCAAATTCCAAGAAGACGGGTAGAGATGCCACTATGGCTGCGaatgaagctgccaagctgGCCGCCGAAAAGCTCATCGCCAAGGGCAACTCCCGAGCAAACCGCGCCACAAACCGGCGATACGTGGCCGACCTCAATgaccagaagaagacgctTGGGCAAGACTCTGATGTCTTCAAGTTcaaccagctcaagaagcggaagaagcCTGTCAAGTTTGCCCGCTCTGCCATTCATAATTGGGGCTTGTACGCTATGGAAaacatcaacaaggacgATATGATTATCGAGTATGTGGGTGAGGAAGTTCGACAGCAGATTGCAGAGATTCGGGAGAACCGTTACCTCAAAAGCGGTATTGGCAGCAGTTATTTATTCCGAATCGATGACAATACGGTCATTGACGCCACGAAAAAGGGAGGTATTGCACGGTTCATCAACCACAGCTGCATGCCCAATTGCACTGCCAAAATCATCAAGGTCGAGGGTAGCAAGCGGATTGTCATTTATGCTCTGCGTGATATTGCCATGA ACGAAGAATTGACCTATGACTACAAATTTGAGCGAGAGATTGGCAGTCTGGACCGTATCCCCTGCTTATGTGGCACGGCAGCGTGCAAAGGGTTCCTCAACTAA
- a CDS encoding peptidase family c78 domain-containing protein, translating to MTPQHHRDPEPLIDRRMAITEPDEISTTPNNAHIEGQRTGSVSRTSRPFAASLIPSQPHRIVISQSWKRLLPGRGLRTQKTAAVRSKTKESLDASARPPNSRAGMQSTLQLGKYAHEEEMPVWLVKLLETKGDLRAGGVIPALKQLLDLSSRTEYAYLCHPDVQHVAKLNREGAFCGYRNIQVLSSHIIGTRATGWEQLGDDIPSIFQIQDMIETAWDRGYNARGRVETGGIRGTRKYIGTPEAQAFFASMGFPCSVQAFKASSEDDNASRRLLSAIERYFQQGAVGSMDDKVRSTLLPPIYLQRPKHSLTIVGLEKHKGGDVQLLVFDPEFQSSSTVVRLAAKATLRRQSKVTKLLEPYRRSATHLERFNEFEVL from the exons ATGACGCCACAACACCACCGCGATCCCGAACCGTTAATCGATAGACGCATGGCGATAACCGAGCCCGATGAGATTTCGACCACACCCAACAATGCGCATATCGAGGGCCAACGGACAGGCTCGGTATCGCGGACCAGTCGGCCTTTTGCGGCGTCATTGATTCCCAGTCAACCACACCGAATTGTCATCAGCCAGTCATGGAAGCGCCTTCTTCCAGGGCGCGGATTGCGTACTCAAAAGACAGCAGCTGTTCGAAGTAAAACTAAAGAGTCGCTGGATGCTTCGGCACGCCCTCCAAACAGCCGGGCGGGCATGCAGTCG ACACTGCAGCTTGGAAAGTATGCGCACGAGGAGGAAATGCCCGTGTGGCTTGTCAAGCTATTAGAAACGAAAGGCGACCTTCGTGCCGGTG GAGTCATACCAGCCTTGAAACAGCTGCTTGATTTGAGCTCACGGACCGAGTATGCGTATCTATGCCATCCGGATGTCCAACATGTGGCGAAGCTAAACAGAGAAG GTGCATTCTGCGGCTACCGTAACATACAAGTCCTCTCCTCTCACATTATTGGGACTCGCGCGACCGGATGGGAGCAGCTGGGAGATGATATCCCTAGCATATTCCAGATTCAAGACATGATTGAGACTGCCTGGGATCGCGGGTATAATGCTCGGGGCCGTGTAGAGACAGGAGGCATCAGAGGCACGCGAAAATATATTGGAACGCCAGAG GCCCAGGCATTTTTCGCAAGCATGGGGTTTCC GTGTTCAGTGCAGGCTTTCAAGGCTTCTAGTGAAGACGACAATGCTTCACGTCGCCTGCTGAGTGCAATTGAGCGCTATTTTCAACAAGGTGCGGTGGGCTCAATGGACGACAAAGTCCGTTCTACTCTGCTCCCTCCGATATATCTGCAGCGACCTA AACATTCTCTTACGATAGTCGGGCTGGAGAAGCACAAAGGGGGCGATGTTCAGCTCCTGGTTTTTGACCCCGAATTCCAGAGCTCTAGTACGGTCGTCCGTCTTGCTGCCAAGGCTACTCTACGCAGGCAATCCAAGGTAACCAAGCTTTTGGAGCCCTATCGCCGCAGCGCTACCCACTTGGAGCGTTTTAATGAATTTGAAGTTCTCTAG
- a CDS encoding ham1 family domain-containing protein, with protein MAPPIHFITGNANKLREVKAILEPQIEIDSQSLDLEEIQGTIEEVAESKCRRAADLVNGPVLVEDTALCFNALGGLPGPYIKWFLDKTGHQGLNNLLAAYEDKSAEAVCTFAYSPGPGRDPIIFQGRTPGRIVPARGPSKFGWDPVFEFEGKTYAEMESAEKNKISHRARALKKLQTWFESQQETA; from the exons ATGGCTCCCCCGATTCACTTCATCACCGGCAATGCGAATAAGCTGAGAGAAGTCAAGGCAATCCTTGAGCCGCAAATTGAGATTGATAGCCAGTCGCTGGATCTCGAGGAAATCCAGGGAACGATTGAAGAGGTTGCCGAGTCAAAATGTCGTCGAGCTGCCGACTTG GTAAACGGCCCGGTGCTGGTTGAAGATACGGCGCTCTGTTTCAATGCTCTTGGAGGCCTACCCGGGCCTTACAT CAAATGGTTCCTGGATAAGACTGGCCACCAAGGGCTCAACAACCTTCTTGCGGCGTACGAAGATAAATCTGCAGAGGCAGTTTGCACATTTGCATACTCGCCAGGACCTGGCCGCGACCCAATTATCTTTCAAGGACGGACGCCG GGTCGCATTGTACCTGCACGAGGCCCTTCAAAGTTTG GCTGGGACCCAGTATTTGAGTTTGAAGGGAAAAC GTATGCCGAGATGGAGTCTGcggagaagaacaagataTCGCATCGTGCTCGAgctctgaagaagctgcagacaTGGTTTGAGAGCCAACAGGAAACGGCATAG